atcttataattGATATTTGCATACAATTCTTATCAGTactcatgaaaaaataaaagtgaaagttaaaaagaaacagAACAACAGAAAACTAAATCAGGtacaataaacataaaataagaatttagcGAACAGCTAAAgagataaacaaaaatgaataatacaaTCCTAtaagtttacatttcaaaaacacTATGATAAATACGGAGAAACCTCAGCTTGTGAACATTCCAACCCAATGGACACCAAACATTATAGAAATTGTCTCAAAGAATTGTCaaggtaaataatttaaaataaacttttagcaGATCTTTTTATCTTGTTGGATATATGGTAAATGAATTAAGCTAGTAGTACTTAGTAGCTTGTACTCTTAGCTATTCTCTTTCCATAttactcattttaatttataaagtttaaataaatattaatgcctTTCCTTGTTTctcattctaaattttttttaatcattatgttaatttaaataaaacattttagaactTTATGCATCTCAATAAGCTTGTTGATCGTCTAAATGAACCATTTTCAGTTCTGAGGGTTTGTACAGGGTCTCCTAATTGAACATCTTAAGTCCTGAAGGTGTCCCCTTTACTGAGGTTTCATAGTAATAAGAAACATATATGAATAAACacgagttaaaataaatatacttgtaTACATTATCTATATTAGAGAAATATAGACACATTTTTACACAAATCATAAtcataaactttgaaaatgttaaatacatACTGATAATACAGCTGCAAATACAAAGTAAGGATAACATGATTCACATTATAAAAAACCATATAAAATCTcaaaatgtactaaaaaaacatcattgtataaaatctatataaattttcGCTTCAGAAAAACAACTTCAACAACTGAACATTCGAGTCACAACTTCATTAACTATTGTCCCAACTTCTGCCATACCACCATAACCAACATCACCGCAAGCCAATCTTTTGGCAACACAAGGTATCTCAAAATAACCCAactcttttaaagttttgacaTGTTTTGCCGTAAGTGGGTGGTCCCACATGTATGTGTTCATGGCAGGACAGAAAAACAGTGGTTTTAGGCGATCCCAAGCTCTGATGGTGCACGTGAGAAGATTGTCACATATGCCATTAGCCATTTTAGCCAAAGTATTAGCATCTAGTGGGGCTACAATAAGAGCATCAGCCCAACGCCGTAGTTGGATATGAAGAACTGGATCGGACATTTCTTTCCAGGTAGCCCATTCATCATCATCTGAATAAACTGGGACATTTTCGGGCATTTCTTTCATGGGTATGAAGTGGAAAGCATGTTTTGTGGCTATCACCTTTAATTCCATATGTCTACCATCAATTGCTTGTTTTAAAAGGCTCTTTAAAAGTTCAGGTAACTTTATACTGGCTACACTTCCTGTACATCCAATCAGAACATGAAGTTTTTCACAAGGCTCCATAATATGTTTAGCTTCTAGAAAACAAGAAGAAATAGGCATCATCAATATTGATCATCATAAAAAgcttagtttttagaaaatgaagaaaaaataagcatcatCAATATTCACAAAAAGTTTATTCTAAACACTATTCTCAATACTGAATAATAAGTTCAGATTTTAGAAAGTGAAGAAACATTAGACATCATCACGATAAGTTTAGTTTCtagaaaattaagcatcatCATAATGAGTTTagtttctttagaaaattaagaacCAATAggtatcataaatatttatcatcaaaataaatttagttactagaaaatctagtaaaaataggTATTAACTATATTCatcatcataataaatttagttaaatttattatgatgcACTATTTAGTAAAGTgcaaattgaggaaaaaaataagcatcatcAATATATTTAGTAATACTTATGTCCTCAAAATACTgtaaagagaaacaaaattaataattaaaaaggatataataaattttcttaaatcttaGTAAATAGAGGATATTACAACACATAAGGGTTAGCAGGAAATAGTTGTCCATGAATTAATAAGGATCATGAATTTTCATGAACTATTATGATTTATGGATTGTTAAGGATctatttttcagtttgaaaatactcgtgtttataaaataaatttatatattatgtccTGGAATATTTAGAACTCTTATAGACACCAAACTAACATGCTGGTATTACATAGTTTGGAGTAGAAGACAGTTGTTTTGCTTTTCGGTAGGATCAcctgaaataatattaatttttctatgccTTCTCATTAGAAATGGGTTTGTTTTCGCTTCAAACTTTAACAGGTGGATTTCTCATGATGGCAGGATAGtagattagttttaaaaatttaatagtaagccttaaacttaaatacaattttaaagtactttCCAGGGATTAAAATTTGGGTTAAAACAGCTGTAGTAAACCAATTCAACTTTTCAaaagtatcaaataaaattagaattttataaattgctttaGAAATTGCTTTGAATAGCTGTACTTGGCTGAAGATAATACATCAAAGTCCCATTGCTTTACACAATGTAAAACAATTGATTAGGAGAAATATTacaaatcaaaagatttttttaaaaatcttgcttCATAAATGGGCCTATGATAAGAGGTTAACTTAGGATGAGCCTTTTTCAAATCTGAGTGAGTGATAATTTAGTTTGTTGCACCGACTAAGTTTCTGGCTATTATCAGagttcattgtttttatttgtgaaatcaATTGTCTCAATGCTAGAAAAAGAAactcgggggggggggggatttccATGACTTGATCTGTGGCAAACTTATTGCCAAGTCTTCTCAACTTCTCAGTAGCAGGCCGcaagaaactaataattttttttcttcttttcttaaatcACAGGGACCAAATCAAAGGGTGTGacctctaaatttttt
The Parasteatoda tepidariorum isolate YZ-2023 chromosome 9, CAS_Ptep_4.0, whole genome shotgun sequence genome window above contains:
- the LOC107446296 gene encoding phosphopantothenoylcysteine decarboxylase yields the protein MEPCEKLHVLIGCTGSVASIKLPELLKSLLKQAIDGRHMELKVIATKHAFHFIPMKEMPENVPVYSDDDEWATWKEMSDPVLHIQLRRWADALIVAPLDANTLAKMANGICDNLLTCTIRAWDRLKPLFFCPAMNTYMWDHPLTAKHVKTLKELGYFEIPCVAKRLACGDVGYGGMAEVGTIVNEVVTRMFSC